From the genome of Saccopteryx bilineata isolate mSacBil1 chromosome 6, mSacBil1_pri_phased_curated, whole genome shotgun sequence, one region includes:
- the SH3YL1 gene encoding SH3 domain-containing YSC84-like protein 1 isoform X2 has protein sequence MNNPIPSNLKSEAKKAAKILREFTEITSRNGPDKIIPAHVIAKAKGLAVLSVIKAGFLVTARGGSGVVLARLPDGKWSAPSAIGIAGLGGGFEIGIEVSDLVIILNYSRAVEAFAKGGNLTLGGNFTVAVGPLGRNLEGNVALRSSAAVFTYCKSRGLFAGISLEGSCLIERKETNRKFYCQDLRAYDILFGDTPRPAQAEDLYEILDSFTEKYENEGQRINARKAAREQQKASAKELPPKPLSRPQPSSPQEQLNFGSQSSRNEHKLYPELPSYHERVGNSHRPMEVTALYSFEGQQPGDLSFQTGDRITVTSKTDSHFDWWEGKLRGQTGIFPANYVTLN, from the exons A tgaATAACCCTATACCTTCCAATTTGAAATCAGAAGCAAAAAAGGCTGCTAAAATTCTAAGAGAATTCACAGAAATAACTTCCAGAAATGGACCCGATAAGATCATTCCTG CCCATGTGATTGCTAAAGCGAAAGGCCTGGCGGTCCTGTCTGTGATAAAGGCTGGCTTCCTGGTGACGGCACGAGGGGGCAGCGGGGTGGTGCTGGCCCGGCTCCCCGACGGAA AATGGTCCGCACCTTCAGCCATCGGGATAGCGGGGCTTGGTGGTGGATTTGAGATAGGAATTGAG GTATCAGATTTGGTTATAATTCTGAACTACAGCAGAGCAGTGGAAGCCTTTGCGAAAGGTGGTAACCTGACACTGGGAGGGAATTTCACGGTGGCGGTTGGCCCCTTGGGGAG GAACTTGGAAGGAAACGTCGCGCTGCGGAGCTCCGCTGCAGTCTTCACATACTGTAAGTCCAGGGGGCTCTTTGCCGGCATCAGTTTGGAAGGCAGCTGTTTGATCGAAAGGAAAGAAACTAATCGGAA gttttattGCCAAGATCTTCGAGCTTATGACATTTTATTTGGAGATACACCACGGCCTGCTCAAGCAGAAGACCTTTATGAAATCCTTGATTCCTTTACTGAGAAGTATGAAAATGAAGGACAACGAATCAATGCGCGGAAGGCAGCCAGGGAGCAGCAGAAGGCCTCG gcTAAAGAACTCCCTCCCAAACCACTGTCCAGACCACAGCCCTCATCTCCACAAGAACAGCTGAACTTTGGCTCTCAAA gTAGCAGAAATGAACACAAGCTTTATCCTGAACTTCCCAGCTATCATGAGAGAGTTG gcaATTCACATCGACCCATGGAAGTGACAGCACTGTATTCCTTTGAAggacagcagcctggggacttgaGCTTCCAGACGGGAGACAGGATCACAGTCACGTCAAAGACAGACTCGCATTTTGATTGGTGGGAAGGGAAGCTGCGAGGTCAGACTGGCATTTTTCCGGCCAACTATGTTACCTTGAATTAA